The sequence below is a genomic window from Plasmodium cynomolgi strain B DNA, chromosome 4, whole genome shotgun sequence.
ATGCATATGAATTGAGAACACAACATGGTTATCCATTCGTATGCATGTGCTTATTCCAGCTTGCCAATTTTGTGATCACTCTTAAGACTTACATTATAGGTGCGATGATGACGATGTATCCATATCAGAAATGGAACTGTAagaatttttacaaaaaacaggcaattcatttttcccttcattATGTAATTAAGGGGTGCAATGACATAGCGTCCACAAGAAAGCTCTTAACGATACCGTTTAGCACTGCCAAATGTTGTTGTATAATTCAAACACTGTATATGAAATATCTTTTTGAATTTCTCGTAATAATCTACTAATTTTGGCATACAAAAATAACTATAAAATGTACGGGCTTGCTATACGCAGGAAGATATTCTTTAAAGTCTATACTCCTAGAATACTTCGTGCGCAGCaacattcaaaaaaaaaacaactcaTCCTTATGGCACATGTAAATGCAACAAATCGGTAAGTAGAAAAAAcggatataaaaaagaaaaatatatatgtaagcatatgtacatgtatactGCTCAACGAAATGATAGGCAAAAACCTCCGCGAGCAGTTTCCCTCAAAAGAAACAACCTTTTGAAAAGACAAACtttaatttacataaaacacaaaataaaataagactGGTTCGagattcttaaaaaaaattctcaaagtaaatatttttcttgatAATGAGAAAATGCGAATTTTGTATAAACGTACATAACGGCATTTATATCACATTTAAGTGGCCATGTGCCCCCATAAATGACCCGCTGTTTTGATTTTTGTATTAACATTACATTAtggtatattatattatattgtggataaaataaatacaatgTTGTACTAGGTAAAAAgaaaggattaaaaaaattccataattaattattttatcattattgaGAAGATTGCAAACTAAACTGTTTTTTACGAGTAAATAAAGCATGcagataaatatttttttttttatcgtaaaaataaatctattATGCGTCTGGAATATGAATGCCAAAACTGTTAATTTGCGGAgcaatttattaaaaaaagacctaccattttattttattattattacaaatCGGCATGccttataaattttattccctAATTGTTGGGGGATGGGTAGccccatatatatgtgctcTACATAACTACTTCTACGTTTTTAGGATTTTAATTAAGctctgcatttttaaatttaattattttttccttcatcgctgaatatttatagaaaaatatgaaacgAATTaagagcgaaaaaaaaaaaaaaaaattgagaataaaaaaaatattttttcaataaattcagttaaaaataataatttaatcgATTTGTGATAatgccaaaaaatattttttcactcacGTGGTTATACGAATAGAGGCCCGTATCGttgaaaatttgcaaaataagaaaataatatataatcaaagggaattttcatttattttcatttattttcatatattttcatatatttttaaatattttcatttattttcctatatttttataattttcatatattttcatttatttttatttgttctcatttatttttatttattttcatttattttatttatatttgccCCGCGTTTTGcgtacccatttttttttttttttttttactaccaTTTTGCTCCTTTTAACAACAAAATACATTTGATTTCCAAATTGTGAGCAGTTAAACATTGCCTAACTGTAAAGCACgatatgtaataaaaaatatccccCCAAAGGGAACTAATTTTACATCAAaccatttaattttttcataaatggCTAGCATAATAAATCGCACAATTCAGCATTTGTAACATGCATACCAAATTGTTTTCATGATCATCTAATTGGGCGTTTCCAATTACCCATTGCAGAGAAaacatccattttgtgtcaATAGGGGAAATAATGTCTAACGCGAAAAAATTCCTAGTATACTTCACCCCAAATGGCGTTAAAATTAGGCTAAAAACGCTATAAGTGAACCTCCATTTCGGCTTATAAGCTTCGTAGGAATTTTCCCTTTCAGAATCACACTTCCTGCATCCTGAAATGTGGACTTGTACCATTTAGTCCTACGATAACACATGAAATGCTTGTGCGCCGGGTGAATGTTATCCACTCCAGCTAACCTGCACTAATCGGTAATAATAAACTCATTGTatactataaaaaatgttatccctttttccattccGCACGAATATGTTCGATTTCTGCTATGGGCCAAAATGCTCTTTCTAGTGGCAATTAccttataaaaacaaaatttccaATTGGGGAATTATTTGGCGCAAAATTACCCGCCCTTTTACGCATCCTACCCCATATGGAAAATGTTTCAGTGGCTTATAGACCCCATTTGTATTTCTCTTCGAAgtgttaatttatttctctaTATGCGTGCGCACATCGTGAATGAATCATCATATTATAGGGGAGCATATTCATGTTGCCCAATTTTATGCGTTCACCTAGTTTATGTGCTTACCCCTCCTTTTGAGGGAATATCGTAATTTTTCTCACCTAacagaaaaacgaaaaaaagggttcaCGCCCAATTTTGAACTCGTCCGATTTGGGCATCTTTGCCCATTACGCTTGTAAACTTCTCTTGAAGGTAATTTTGTAAAgatacaaaataaacaactTTTGTTCTACTCACGCGGCTTctcaaaaattaataaaagcaGATTATACATTAGCACTCTGTCTAAGTCGTCTCAGTCGTTATATTCCTGTATGGATTGCTAAAATGAGGAAATCTTGGCAACTACCATGCCCCCAATTTTACGATGAACCTTATTCTTAGCCTCTTCCATGCCCTCAAATAACttatttttccacctctatttaaaagaaaatgaacaaatggaaCAGCCCCAGCGGAAAAGTTCAAACTAGTGAGTAGCCACGAATGAAATAGTAGATTCTTCATAAGTTGAGTAGAAAACGggttgcaaaaaatgacatttacCTGGAAACATAGATGCGCAAagggtaaataaaatttgtataattaAACAACACCATACGTGAACCgttattaagaaaaaaaaaatggaaaacaagTGAAAACACACTTAGAATAATTTCATTCGTAACTTCCTTCTTATGAGCACCGTCTCTCAATTTTTCTAACCCCGCTCtttaaaaaatccaaaatgtcattttttaaaaataaaaaaaaatgcaacaagTTAGTTTCctttaagtaaaaataagacATACTCTTAATTAACTttaaaagagtaaaaaacagaaaaatcaaataagCAAATTTGGTGACGAAAAACATAGATTACCAAACGATTTAACACCGTTGTAGTAACTTCCATTTcgcagaaaaatataatgcacAAGTGcccatatgtgtatattccCACATATGCCTGCAAATTATGCAAATTGGGGGCGGGGGCTTAAGTAAACACTGCAGATGCTACACGTGTAAGCCCATCAAATCGATATTGGGAtcaaacaaaacaaaaaaaatcatacgTAAGAAGATATCATTTCACAGTATCCAATACAACGAAAATATCATTTAAATGccattaagaaaaaataaaattaagcattcaaatttgaaaaaaattaagccaAGGCaaattttcccaatttttcagAAATAACTAGCTACCACCGGTAAAAATCAAGGActcaaaattaattatagACGTGGCAAAACCAACTAACAATTCATGTTATACATCTTTTAAAGCTTTTCAAGTAATCCATGAAAACAGGCTTATGTATACCGTGGGCTTTAATGTCATATTTCAATACCTTTACAAGGTTGTACAAAGATATTATTATGcctaaggagaaaaatataacggtcaaaaaatgcaaacttTCTTCCGCAAAAAATACCGCTCCGCATAATGCGAATACAAAGGGTAAGGAGATTATGATACCATATTTCTTAAGTTTCACCAGCCTAAGTTGATTTGCGCTAATATCTGGATTGTCTTCACATGCATCCACGTAACTGTAcgtattaaataatattttttctatttgaGAGTCCAGCATTCCGATAGGGTTAGGTATGACTATTTTCTTTGCCTTAATGGGTTTCATACTGTCTaaggaggggggaagaacagCGTTCTGCTCTGTTTTGATAAAACcactattttcttttaaggCCTTTTGATCATCCACCACTTTAGGTACTTCTTCGTCCTTTATCTTCggtttcattaaattttcctttatcatattaattttttcaaatacaTCATCtatcttctttttataatccACCAATTTAAGTGCTTCTTCGTCCTTTACCTTCtgtttcataaaattttctttcatcatattaattttttcaagtgcTTCATCTATCCTCTTTTGATATTCCATCACACTGGTCATTCCCCCACTCAATGCCTTATCTTTCATTGATTTAATCTTTTCGAAAGTTTCCCCAAACTTCTTTGTATAATCTGCTACATTAATCATTTGGaagtttgctattttttgcttcaaaGGATTAAATATATCctgattttcttttattcctTCTTCATGTTTCGgactttttaatatttctttgttcTCAGTTTTTTCTAATATTTCATTGTCAACGGAAGAGCTTAAATTTTGTCCACCTTCTAATGAAATTTCTTTCTCCACATCTTTTGACAGGGACTCTTTATGCACAGTTTCAACATTACTTTGATCTTCTGGGGTTGGCTCATTATTTATGCTCAAGTTCAATTTTGAGTTAAATATTGATTCAAGTTCCTTGTCGATTTGTTCTAATAATTGTTTACTAGTTTTCAGTTGgattgttttttccttttttgaatcTGCTCTACATGtgctctaaaaaaaaaaattataaagaatGCATGATTGTTTGTGAAAGAAAATGTCCTAATTGTCACATCCCTATCAAGAATTgtatgcttttttaaaaaaaataaaatgagcaTGTTTAAAtgttattatacatataacaCATACCAAGCTGTTATCATACTGACATGCTAATAGCAAAAAGACTAGCATAGAAATTTTcggcaaaatggagaacatcattttttttgttgttgtttaaaatttgtttacttTAATGTTATCTGTCATATGTAACTATGATGGAGGGTACacccatatatatatatgtatctgtgtacatatatgcatgcctgtatattcatatgcatatatacctgtatattaatatgcatacatacctatttattcatattcatACATacctatatacatatatgtacatatagaTAGATATAGATATATAGTTATATAGATAGATGAtagagattttttttctgtgagTTATTAAAATTGCTAGTTTATGTCAGAAgataagtttttttcttttttattatttcaatttttttcatcatacatAGTAAAAAGACTCTTAAATTGGGCTTTCcaaaagtatatatataatccagacagtaacaaaaataattatggattcccaaaaggaaaaggcattttttaaattttattttttcatactttGCAAATTAGTGATAATATAGaaaccatttttattagtaCAATATAATATCAATGTAATTTTACGTAATTGAAATTGGTagaactttttaaaaaatagataaaCTAATCAAtcgtttaattttaaaacagGGCAActttttgatatattttttttttgtttttccaaaaCAATGTATTCCATGGATACCATTTAAAACCGTGCacaaactaaaaaaattgaatatggCAATTCCGAAAacgcataaaatatataaaccaCATGGGTACAGCGCGATCAAGGGAATTTTAAGAGTGCATAAATGTTTATAACTGTATATTACACGTCTTGTTACAAATTCTTAATTTGAAACGCGTACAATTTTAAGTGCGCATGTATGAAATAGCAgttttatagaaaaaaatatttaactaCTCTTCTGAATCGGTAATTTTTGTGtactaaaaatataagttaaaaaatatatattttttaaaaacgtacGTTAATATGTAGCATTAcatatacaatatattattttaaagcCATAGTTAGAGTCCACTACTTCATAAACCCGtgttttattatatgtttttatacaaaaaagcgtgaaaaaaaatcttaaaaAGGCATATGAAAATGTCAAAGCTAAAACCAAATGTCttattaaactttttttatttttaaaattttaatgcaaaatggctttcctttttttcttttttttttttctctttttattcctgcgttatccaaaaaaaatttactaaGCAACATTTGGgggcatattttatttatggcAAAATTCTTCTAACTCCTATAAGGggtatattattcatattatataatttagtACTATATATAAACTCCACAATAgcgggattttttttttttttcttttttttccttaaaaggATCAATTTATTCTTAAATTCTCAAGTATAATCGAAACAGCGAGGaagtcatcatttttttaaacttcaTTCAAAATAGCATTGTTCATACTCCTATATCaaataatttcaaaaaaatctttttttttttttcttcaaagagAATAATTCTTaagtacaaaaaagaaaagtcgAATAGAAATACcagaaaaagaatatttcTAAGAATTGCAAAAAGTCGTTGCATATAAtttgtcatatttttcattagtTCATGTTAATGCgttaatttatcattttgttaataatttt
It includes:
- a CDS encoding Pv-fam-b protein (putative); this translates as MMFSILPKISMLVFLLLACQYDNSLSTCRADSKKEKTIQLKTSKQLLEQIDKELESIFNSKLNLSINNEPTPEDQSNVETVHKESLSKDVEKEISLEGGQNLSSSVDNEILEKTENKEILKSPKHEEGIKENQDIFNPLKQKIANFQMINVADYTKKFGETFEKIKSMKDKALSGGMTSVMEYQKRIDEALEKINMMKENFMKQKVKDEEALKLVDYKKKIDDVFEKINMIKENLMKPKIKDEEVPKVVDDQKALKENSGFIKTEQNAVLPPSLDSMKPIKAKKIVIPNPIGMLDSQIEKILFNTYSYVDACEDNPDISANQLRLVKLKKYGIIISLPFVFALCGAVFFAEESLHFLTVIFFSLGIIISLYNLVKVLKYDIKAHGIHKPVFMDYLKSFKRCIT